The DNA window TTGATTACCCCTACTAATTCTTCTATGCCATGTTTTTCAAAAACAAGCGGATTAACTTCAATATCGTGTGTTCTTAACATGTACCTTCCACCAGTACTCCGCAATCGTTTATTAAAAAAAGCTCTATGCAGAAAGTCTTTACCAAAAATCTCTTTCGATACATTACAAACTAGTTCATACAATTTTTCATCTGTCATATCACTCTCTCCTATTAAAAAGAGATTGTCCAACGAAAAGTTCATTGGACAACTCTAATTAGTTATACTTGTTGTTCTGGCGGAAGCATAGTCAGAGCTATTCTTCCTTTATTCGCATCAAACTGTTCTACCCATACAGTTACAATATCTCCTAGAGACACAACATCAAGTGGATGTTTGACAAAACCTTTTTTCAATTTGGAGATATGCACTAGACCGTCTTGTTTTACACCAATGTCTACAAAGGCACCAAAGTCTACTACGTTTCGAACCGTTCCTTGGAGCTCCATTCCTGCTTTTAAGTCTTCTAACTTAAGTACATCTTTTTTCAATATAGGCTGCGGGAATGCTTCACGCGGATCACGCGCCGGCTTAATAAGAGTGTCTACAATATCTTTTAACGTGATTTCACCAATTTCTAACTCTCTGCTAACTTCTTCTATTGATATGTTTTTTAACGCTTCTTCTGCTTCTTTTGAGCCTATTTGATTTTTCTTCAAGCCGGCAATTTCTAATACTTGCTCTGCTGCTTTATAGCTTTCTGGATGAATTCCTGTTGCATCAAATGGATTTTTTGCGTCAGGAACACGTAAGAACCCAATTGCTTGCTCATATGTTTTCGCACCAAGACGTGGAATTTTCTTTAATTGCGCTCTAGAAGTAAATCTACCTTGTTCGTTTCGTAGGTTCACCACATTTTCTGCAACTGTTTTAGATAATCCTGAAACATATTGTAAAAGAGAAGCAGATGCAGTGTTTACATTTACTCCAACCTGGTTAACAGCAGTTTCTACTATAAAAGTGAGCGATTCCGATAATTTTTTCTGTGATACATCATGTTGATATTGGCCTACTCCTACCGCTTTAGGATCTATTTTCACTAGTTCGGCTAGTGGGTCCTGGAGTCTTCTTGCAATTGAAACTGCACTACGCTGCTCTACTTGTAAGTCTGGAAATTCATTTCTTGCTGTTTCAGAGGCAGAATAGACGCTGGCACCAGCTTCATTGACAATCACATATGCAACTTCACCTTCTACTTCTTTTAGGCAATCTACGATGAATTGTTCTGTTTCACGAGAGGCTGTTCCATTCCCTATTGCAATTAATGAAATTGGATACTTACTTATATAAGAAAGAACTTTCTTTTTAGATCCTTCTATATCCATTTTTGGTGCATGGGGATATATAGCAGAAACCTCTAATAACTTACCAGTATCATCTACTACTGCAAGCTTACACCCTGTACGATACGCGGGATCTACACCGAGAATTACTTTTCCTTTTAAAGGTTGTTGTAATAAGAGGTTACGCAAGTTTTCCGAAAAAATATGGATGGCTTGTGCTTCCGCTTTTTCTGTAAGCTCTGTTCGTATTTCACGTTCGACAGATGGCTGGATTAGTCGCTTATAAGAGTCTTCTAATGCTACCTTTACATGCTCCACAGCATCACTAGATGTATGATTGGGAATCCAGTGCGCCTGCATAACTGTTATTACTTTGTCCTGTGGGACTTGAAGACTTACTTTTAAAACATCTTCTTTTTCTCCACGGTTAAGAGCTAAAATACGATGCGGAACAATTTTTTTTACCGGTTCTTCGTAATCATAGTACATTTCAAATACTTTTTTCTCGTCTAGTTCTTCTTTTTTAACAGAGGAAATAACCTTTCCATCTGCACGTGAGATAGTTCGGATTTGTTCGCGGATTTTCGCATCATCTGCAAATTGCTCTGCTAAAATATCTCTCGCTCCCTGTAGTGCATCCTCAACAGTATGAACTTCTACTGCTTCATTCAAATATTCAGCTGCAAGTTTTTGCACTGATTCTTTTGGGAAAGTCATTACCAAATCTGCCAATGGTTCTAACCCTTTTTCTTTTGCAATTGTCGCTTTTGTTCTGCGTTTCTGCTTATAGGGGCGATATAAATCTTCTACTCGTTGAAGTACCGTTGCATTATGAATAGAAGCAGATAGTTCGTCGGTAAGTTTTCCTTGTTCGTCGATTAGTCGAATGACTTCTTCTTTTCGCTGTTCTAGCTGTTGTATGTAATTGTATCGATCTTCTACTGCTTTTATTTGAACCTCGTCTAGAGATCCAGTTTGTTCTTTTCTATATCGTGCGATAAAAGGAACTGTATTTCCTTCTTCTAATAATTTAATTACTTGTTCAGCTTGTGAAGATTTTACGCCTGTTTCTTTAGAAACGAGCTGGAGCATTTTCTTTATTTCCAAAACAAACACATCCTTTCCTTATAAGTTTTATTTTAACATACGGAGAGCTAGAGCGCTTCTAACTGGAGTCGTATCAACTGTCTAAACAGGACCAAACATATTCATCCATTAAATATGCAAAATGCCACACTCCAAACATTCCTATCATGGTTAACAGTCAGAAGTGTCAGTTTTAATAAAAAAAGCCTACCCTAGTTAACTAGAGTAAGCTTCCTACTATAAAAGTTGCGTCGTCTCCGTGTTCGATTTCCTTGTACACAGATTCGTATAGACATTTGGCATTGCATGATTCCTTTATCGTAGCTTTTGGACTTTTCATGCTTACACCGTCAGAATGAAGTAAAAATAAATCTTCCTTTGCGCAGGCATAAGTTTGTGTATTTATTTTTTGTTTTCTACCAGATAGATAACCCATGACTGGCAAAGGATAAATCATTTTACCTGTTGATCGTTGATACATGTAAAATTTAATATTCCCGACACAGCTATAAGATATCGTTTGTGCTTTATAATCTATTTTAACAAGCGCTACTGCCGCTCCTCTTTTTTGAACCATTAGCTCATTACTACGTAATAGTAATTCATCAAGAGATTCTTCCGGGTATTGCTCCAATATTTTCGGTATAATATCTGCTGATTCTTTTGCCACAGGACCGTTTCCAAGTCCATCTGCAATAGCGCAAATCATAAAGTCTTCATTTTTAGATACATAGTATGTATCTCCAGATTCTAAATTTCCCATTTTGGCTTCCTGATATACTAGCAACTCTACTTTTTTATCTGAAAAATCCTTCAATTTATTACGCCACCTGACGATAATATTGCCTGTTGCAATTTTTTAATAGCTTTACGCTGAATTCTTGAAACATGCATTTGAGAAATTCCGAGTTTATCTCCAGTTTCTTTTTGACTCAGCTGCCCGATATATGTAAGCTGAATTATTTCTTTTTCGCGTTCGGATAGTACACTTAGTGCATCGGCTACAAGTAAACGCTGATCTGTTTTTTCAAATTCTCCATCCTCGTTTCCAATTACATCAAATAACGTAATTGTACTACCGTCGGAATCTGAATCTAATGAATGGTCCATCGATAACGCTTGATAACTTTTTCCCATTTCCATTGCTTCTAGCACATCTTCTACTTCTACACTTAAGTAGTCCGCAATTTCTGGCACTAATGGAGATCGTTGAAATTCGACTGTTAAAGTTTCAACTGCTGCTCTAATACGAGGACCTAGTTCTTTTATTCTTCTAGGTACATGTATTGCCCATGTTTTATCTCGTAGAAATCGTTTGATTTCACCAATGATTGTTGGGATTGCAAAGGCCTCAAAATTCCTTCCAAAGGATGGATCATATCTTCTTATTGCACCAAGAAGTCCTAGCATCCCTACTTGAACAATGTCTTCATGATGAGATTTACCGTTTGAGTATTTACGAGCGATAGACTCAACCAACCTTTTATAATTGACTACCAAATTGGTCTGAGCCTCTTCACACTCCGTCAGTTGGTATTCTTTAATCCATTCTAATATCTTCTCTTTAGATTGTTTGTTAGGAAGTGATGTGTTCGACATTTTCATCCACCTGCTCTACTCCGACATACTTCGTCATAAATACAGTTACACCTTCTTGGTGGTGGACTTTTACTTCATCCATCAACGTCTCAATTAAATATAAACCAAGCCCGCCTTCTCGCAAAAAAGATACCTCATCTATTTCACGGTACGGACCAACTTTTGCTTTCGTCTCTTCAAAGTCAAAACTTTTCCCATGATCCGCTACCATAATTTCCATCTTATCTTTATATAATGCACATCCAATAACAATTACACCATCTTCATCTTCTGTATATGCATGTTGAACTGCATTCGTAATGGCTTCACTTGCTGCAATCTTCAAATCTTCGATATCATCATACGTAAATCCCAGACGATTTGCTAAACCCGAAATAGTAAGTCTTGCTACACTAACGTACTGCGGCTTTGCTGGCAAACGGATTTCAACATAATCAAACGGTTTCATCTATTTTCACCTCTTCGCTCACAGTTTGAATATCCATAATATCTCCAAGGCCAGTTATATCAAACAATCTTTTCAAGCGAGATGAAAGTCCAGTTAATTCCACATGCACATCTGATTCATTCACACTTTTGTAAAAGCCCACAAATACGCCTAATCCTGTACTATCCATATAGGTTACGTCTGTTAAATTTAACTCCACGTGGCGATTTTCTTTTAAATCTATCTCTGCTAATCTCTCACGAAGCATTGGTGCTGTAAATGCATCAATCTCTCCTTTAATTATCCCCTTTACTTGCATATCCTCTTGTTGTAGTTCTATCGTAATATTCATCTACTTCTCCCCCATCTTCACTATATATAGTAATCTATACCACATACTAGTTAATGATAAACATTTTCTTTATACTTTCTTGAAAATGACAAGAGTAAAATCATCTCGAAGTTCAAATTCCTGTAATTCTTCTAATCTATGAAACACAAACTCTACCATCTCCTGTGCAGATTGATCTCTTACACTTTCAATAATATCCATGACTGCTTGTGGTTCTATAAAGCCATCTTTCGAGCGACATTCCGTTACGCCATCAGTCATCATAACAATGAAGTCGCCTTTATCGAGGACAATAGAATGTTGTTCGTACTCAACGTTTGCTATGACACCAAGTAATAAGCCTTTTGCTTGTAATTCTGCAAAACTGCTAGATTTTGCACAATAAAAAAGTGGTGGCTCATGTCCAGCAGAAGCATACGTAAACTCACTTTTTAATGTATCGTATGTTCCATAAAACATAGAGATAAACATGGAGTCGCTTACGCTTTTCTCCACAATTCTGTTTATAACATCCAACACCATAATTGGATCTGTTTCTGCACCATCTAGACTGTCCATTCCATACTTAATCATCGACATACAAAGAGCGGCAGGAATTCCTTTACCGATAACATCTGCCACAGCTATTCCTACCGTTTTTTCGTCATGTAGGAAATGCGTATAGTCTCCGTTCATTTCTTTTGCTGGTACAGAAATCATACCAATATCTAATCCCTGCATTTCCGGTACTTTTGTTTTAAGTAACGTTTGTTGAACATTAGAAGCTAATTCCATTTCCATTTTAAAGTTTTGCTGTTTTTGAATTAATGCTTGATGTTCTTTAAGAGCTAGTCCATAACGAACCATTACTTCTATTAATAAATCAAAAGAATGCAAAACATTTGCTGGTAAGTCAGGAATTATTTCTTCTAAAGAAGCCTTATGTATACTAATTACTTCTTCTGGGGAAATATTCTTTTGAATAAGTTGCTTACTAAAATTTTGTCCTTCATACAAATTATGTTCTGTTTGTCTTAATGTATATTGTTCTAATATTTTTTTATATTCTTTTTTGAATTCTTGAGGCATTATTCAGTTGACCTCCTACCTAAGCCACTTTGTGGCACTAATTGTAGTACCTTCTCCTACTTCTGTTTCTATCTTAAAATCATCCATTAGACGCTTTACTCCAGGTAAACCAGCCCCAAGTCCGCCTGATGTAGTGTAGCCATCTTCCATAACCTTGCGAACATCTGGAATACCAGGACCACTATCAGATGCGATTACTAATAATCCTTTAAGTTTGCTCTCTGTAATTTGTTTGATCTCTATATTTCCTTTTCCAGCATATAAATAAATATTACGGGCAAGCTCACTTATTGCTGTTGTAATTCTAGCTTGGTCTACTGTACCGAAACCTATATCTTTCGCTTCATTTCTTCCAAGTTGTCTGGCAGCAACTATGTCCCACTCGCTGATAATATCCACAGAAGACCTTAAGTTCATATTGAATTAGGCCTCCAATTCTCGTTCTAGTTTTTCCAATCCTTTTTCTAAATCTAGAGCTGTTACCACATTTTCAAGTCTTATACCTAGTTCTATTAAGGTGATCGCAACAGCAGGTCGTATACCTGTAATGACTACTTTAGCTCCCATAAGACCCGACATGTTAATTACATCACCAAGTACTTTTGCGATGAATGAATCGATAAAATCAATTGGTGTTAAATCAATTACTACTCCTCTTGCTGCAGTTGTATGTAGCTTGTTCAATAAATCCTCTTGGAAAGCAAGAGCGGTTTGATCATCTAACTCCCACTGAATAGAAACAATTAAACAATCTCTTAGTTTTAAAATAGGAATCCTTGTCATCATTATGAGTTCACCTCTACAATTGCACGATTTGTAAGAGCAAGGGCTTGTTCAACACCTCTTTGTAAGGTACTTGTTGTTGTAAAGTCATTTAAATTTATACCAAGCGTTACTATTGTCTGGGCTATTTCTGGACGAATTCCGACTAGCATGCATTTAGCTCCAACTAAACGAACGGCATCAGCTGCTTGAATTATATGATGGGCTACCATCGTATCTACTACTGGAACACCAGTAATATCAAGTAATACTACTTCTGCTCGATGCTTCACAACACCTTGTAATAAGTTTTCCATGATTAACTTTGCACGCTCTGTGTCAATCGTCCCAACTAAAGGCATCACTGAAATTTTCTCAAAAACAGGAATAAGCGATGCAGATAGTTCTTGTAACGCTATTTTTTGTAAACTTACTGTTTTTTCCCAGACTTTTGAATACGCATCTACAATGCTATGTGTTATTGGAGTTAGCCAATTGTTCAATATTTCTCTATATGACTTATAATTACTTTCATTTAAGTACTCGGCTTTTTCTAGATTCTCATATATAACTTCCGTAAAATTAGACAACGTCTTTAATACAAAGGAAACGGACCAGCCGAATCGAACAATCTGTACGGAAAACTCATTTAATTTTCCTCTGTATGTTTCTTTTTCTTCTGTTAAACTAGAAATCATTAACTCTCCAAACTCACGAGCTGTATGATCTATTACTTGATCAGACATTACTTGAAAGAATCTATCATCTTTCTCATCTTCCATTTTGATTTTCCATTTTTCTAGTATCCCATCGATATTTTCGTGAATGTATGTTGCAATTTGTCTATTCATGTTTTATATACATCTCCTTATTGAAAATTGAAATAATAGTAGTTTTATTGTAACGAAGATTGGGGATATTTACATCTTATTAAGTTTTCCTAAGTATTCTTTTCATTAAGAATTATTTTTTATGGCTGCTGATTGTCCAATTCCCACCATTAAAATTTCACAAGAAATGCGCAAGGATTCCATTTTGCACTTGTACGTTTTTGGTTCGCTTTGGACGAAATGATCACTACATCATTACCGTGGGCTAAGTGTAGCAGGACGGAGCAGCCAAAATTGCATCTTTGGCTGCTTAGTGTATCAATAGGAAAGGGCCTATTCTTTTATTTCCATAAGCTATGGCACTTCTATTACAAGTAGCTATGGAGAGTGACGGACGAACGACTACCACACGATACGATTATCAAAAAATGCGGAGGGATGCGACTTTGTCGCATCAAGAAATCCAGGTAATGATGTAGAACTCGTACAGTTCCAAGCACTCCAAAAGCACCTATACCTAGAGTGCCTAGTCTGTTATCACCATTTTAACAAGCAATTTACTGGGTACTTTTGGTTAATCAATACGTGTTGTATTTTTTGAAATTAAAAAAACACAATGTGTATTTGTCGCTTACACACTGTGTTTTGTCTATGTATTAAAATTTCACGATACCTAAGCTAATGCCTAATGCGTGATCTACTTGATCCATTACATCTTCATCAAGATGCGTAATTTTATCTGTAAGCCTAGATTTGTCTATCGTTCGTAATTGCTCTAACAAAATAACAGAATCACGTTCAAAATCATATTCTTTTGCATTAATTTCCACATGTGTTGGTAATTTTGCTTTTTGAATTTGAGCAGTAATTGCGGCAATGATAACAGTTGGACTAAATCGATTACCAATATCATTTTGAATCACCAAAACGGGTCTGGTCCCACCTTGTTCAGACCCGATTACCGGTGACAAATCTGCAAAAAAAACGTCCCCACGTTTTACGATCAAGTTTTCATCCTCCACTTACGAGTCGCTCTGTCGTATGTTGCGCTTCATATTCTGCATGTAAACATTCCGAAGAAATGGTTAAATTAATATGAGACATTTCAACATAGCCTTTCATCATCGCTTCTCTTATGAGATTTGCCTGGCCTTTCTTCATATATTCATTTGCTTGGACACGAACAACGCTTTCCTTACCAGTTAATGATTGTTTAATGGTTTTTACTCCTCCATTAACCATTTGCATTGGAAGCTCAATAACCGCTTCCTTTTTCTTTTTATCACTTACCACAGCAAACACCTCCGACAAAACATTTCCCTATCTGACAATTTACTTCATCTTACCATTACTAGAGCTGAAATAAAAGACATAATAAGAAATGGTTAGACAAATTATGCAATTAGCACTTTTGTTTTGTCGAATAATTATTTACTGTAAATTCTCGGGATTCTAGTAGAAAATGTGCAACATATTTCATACGGTATTGTATCTAAAGTATTTGCCCATTCTTCTATGCTAATCTCTTCATTCATTTGGTTCCCTAGTAACACAACTTTCTCCCCAACATTAACTTTTTCATCTACACGTACCATACATTGATCCATACATATTTTCCCCACGATTGGCATTCTTTTTCCGTTTATTAAAACCGATTGAGTGTGCAGCTTTCTTAGTAATCCATCTGCATAACCAATTGGTAGGGTGGCAATCCATTCATCAGAATCTGCTGTATACATTGCTCCATAGCCGATAGATGTGCCTTTATTGACTTTCTTCACATGCACTACTTCCGTATGAAGTGAGAGTGCTTTTTCTAAAGGAAATGGAAGTTGTTTATTTACCCAAGAGGATGGGGCAATTCCGTACATGGATATACCAAAACGTACCGCATCCCATCTTTGACTTGGATATAGAAGAGCCGCAGCGCTATTAGAAGTATGCACGACGGCTGGTTTTTCTTTAAATAAATCGAGTAGTCTTTCAAATTTGTTCACTTGATCCATAAAGTACTGATGATCTTCTTCATCAGCAGTAGAAAAATGTGTAAACACACCCGTTACTTGCAGCCAATTTCGCTTCTGTATAAAATCGAGTGCCTCTGTTAATTCTTCGGCCTCTGTAAATCCTATCCTACCCATACCACTATCGATTTTAATATGCAATTTCAAAGGATTGTTAAAATGGCGAGTGGCAAGAAGCCACTCTAGTGAATATGCTGTTAATGTAATATTACGTTCAAATGCTTCTTGTAAAAAAGTAGCTGGTGATGCCCCAAGAACAAGAATTTCCGCAGTAATACCCGCGTCTCTTAAATGAAGAGCTTCCTCTGGTGTAGCAACAGCTAATTGGATCGCACCAGCCTGTAGAGCAGCATTTGCAACTTCAATATCCCCATGTCCATATGCATTTGCTTTTACTACAGCGATGATGTTGGTATGCTTTGGAAGCGTGTCTTTCAAATGTTTCAGATTCGATTCAATCGCTTGCAAATTTATTTCGATAAATGTTGGTCGATAGTGTTTCTGCGACATATGACTTCCCTCTTTTTCATCTATTTACACTGATTATGCTACTTGAGATTAGAAGGCGTCAATATATAATCATTTTAGGCCAGTAACAGTCATAGATGAAGCAACTTCAATCATTTCCTCTTTACTTAAAGTAGAAGATGCTATAAAGAAGGACATGCCATCTTGTTCCCAAGTAAGCGATTGATCAGTTACCGCCCCAATTGCAACTCCTAAATCTACTGGATCTCCAGGAGCAAATACAGGAATCGTTGAAGACAGAGTTGGATTACTTAGCTGTTGGACAATGGTAAAATCTTTATCTCCACTAAATGTTAATATGACTCGTTTGTCATCTTCTACCTTCAAAACTTTTTCATCTATTAAATGCACATTGTCCCATTTAATTACTGGATAATGCGTTTCAAATACAGGGTTTTCCAACTCTGCAGATGCTTCTACAGTATTTCCTTCTGCTTTCGCAGCTGGCGTTTCAATTTTGTATTCCCCCGCTGCTCGCGTTTTCCCAAGTGAAACTTGGTTAAACTTAATATGAATTTGTTCTTCTTTGTTTTCATTTAAGATAGAAACGTCCGTTGGTAGTAATGTTTTTTTATCGATATAAATCTTTTGGGAAGGCAGCATATTTTTATGATTATTCGTTGTTTTTGTTTCAAATATATACTGGTTTCCTTCTTCTTTAAATGTAGAATTTTTATCTTTCTTAATATCTTGGGCTAGAGAGCCAATTAAATACGCTTGGCTATTTTCTGTCGGCCACTTACTTTGGAACTTATACGTTTTGTTCAGAGCTGGCGTTACAACGAATACACCTTCAGTATTACGGACAATCATTTGCGTGTTTTCTGCGTTTGCATCTGACACTTTTACTCGGTAAAAATCAGGTTTTGTATGCCATACTTCCACGTCATACACTCTAGGTTCTTGCCCTGTAAGGATACTCATTTGCGCAGTTAATTCATATCCCTTTGTGTCCACCCACTTATTGCTCAACTTCTTTAAGACATCTTCTTTTGACTCCGCTCCACATGCAGATAGTACCAGGATCATTGCAAATAAAAAAAACAGTTTAGCCACTCGGCTCTTCAATCAGTCCACCCTTTCTATTATCACTGCGTTCATTCATTGTATGTAGGTGGACGACCGTTTATGATTGCAGAATTACTTGAGCAGCTGCATATTCTTTTGTATGTGTTATAGAAACAAAGCCATTTACTTGTTTTCCTTGAAAATAAAGAGATGGTTTTCCACTTATTTCTCGAAGAATTTCAATGTCGTGGAAGCTACATTCCTTCCCAATGCCCGTACCCATTGCTTTGGAAAATGCTTCTTTTGCAGCAAATCGCCCCGCTAAAAACTCTATTTGTCGTTGATCTGATAAATCGTTCATCTGTAATCTTTCTCTATCCGTCAGAATACGCTCTTCAAATTTTGACGTTTTTCCTTTAATTGATTTAATTCTATTCATTTCAGTTATATCTAGACCTATTCCAATAATCATGATTGTTTCTCCTTTCCAAATACCCTTATTAAAGGATATACTATTAGTAGAAAATTTGAGGTGAGATGATGTTTACAAGAACAGAAAGTTTTAAACAATACATTAAATTATATCCAGTTGTCTCTACTTTGCTGGCATTAAACATTGCTATTTATATTTTGACAAGTATGCCGATAATCGGAAATCAATTATTTAACTTAGGTGTTCATTTTAACTTACTTATTAGTGAAGGCGAATACTGGCGTTTAGTTACACCAATATTTTTGCACGCTTCTCTCTCACATTTATTATTTAATATGTTCTCTTTGTTTATTTTTGGACCAGAGCTTGAACAAATTGCTGGAAAAGCACGTTTCTTAACTATTTATTTGTTAGCAGGTCTAATTGGGAATGTGGCTACTTATTTAATACATGATTGGAATTACACGAGCGTTGGTGCAAGTGGTGCAATTTATGGAATGCTCGGAGCTTTTGCTGCTTTAGTTTATTATACGAAAAATTTCTTACCACAGTTAAAACAAATCATTATACCAATTATCGTTATTGGAGTTATCATGACTTTTATTCAACCAGGCATTAATACAACCGCTCATATCGCGGGTTTAATTACTGGATTTGTTATCGGAATTATTTATTTCCATCCTAAACGAATCGCTGCTTGGAAGAAACGTAGAAATAAATTTAAATCCGTCTAATCTAGAAAGAACAGCCTTTACTTTACGTAAGAGGCTGTTCTTTTTCTATGTCTA is part of the Psychrobacillus sp. FSL H8-0483 genome and encodes:
- a CDS encoding outer-membrane lipoprotein carrier protein LolA, whose translation is MILVLSACGAESKEDVLKKLSNKWVDTKGYELTAQMSILTGQEPRVYDVEVWHTKPDFYRVKVSDANAENTQMIVRNTEGVFVVTPALNKTYKFQSKWPTENSQAYLIGSLAQDIKKDKNSTFKEEGNQYIFETKTTNNHKNMLPSQKIYIDKKTLLPTDVSILNENKEEQIHIKFNQVSLGKTRAAGEYKIETPAAKAEGNTVEASAELENPVFETHYPVIKWDNVHLIDEKVLKVEDDKRVILTFSGDKDFTIVQQLSNPTLSSTIPVFAPGDPVDLGVAIGAVTDQSLTWEQDGMSFFIASSTLSKEEMIEVASSMTVTGLK
- the acpS gene encoding holo-ACP synthase: MIIGIGLDITEMNRIKSIKGKTSKFEERILTDRERLQMNDLSDQRQIEFLAGRFAAKEAFSKAMGTGIGKECSFHDIEILREISGKPSLYFQGKQVNGFVSITHTKEYAAAQVILQS
- a CDS encoding rhomboid family intramembrane serine protease; its protein translation is MFTRTESFKQYIKLYPVVSTLLALNIAIYILTSMPIIGNQLFNLGVHFNLLISEGEYWRLVTPIFLHASLSHLLFNMFSLFIFGPELEQIAGKARFLTIYLLAGLIGNVATYLIHDWNYTSVGASGAIYGMLGAFAALVYYTKNFLPQLKQIIIPIIVIGVIMTFIQPGINTTAHIAGLITGFVIGIIYFHPKRIAAWKKRRNKFKSV